The nucleotide window TTGAATTGGAGAATTTGAACTGTGTTTCTTCCACAAGGAAAGCGTAACTGCAGTTGGTCAAGTCCCCTACTATTTTGGTATGATTGTAAGTGCTAGACAATGTCACAGTTAGATTTTGCAGCCCACTGGGGATGTTAGTTTGGCAGCACCCAATTCCGGAGCAAGAGTCCTGATATTCAATGCTGTCAAGGCTATCACATAACGACATACACCCGGCCAAGTAACTTTCTTGGTCATTCGGGAAAGCGCGGTAGCCTTGGAAAATAGCAATGGTGTCACAGCCAACAGCTATGAACTTGTTTTTGGCCTGGGAGATGGTGAAAGGAGGCACTGAAAACCAAGGGTGGTTGTTGTAGGTTTGGTTGCCCAGCTGGTTATAACAATCTTTGGCTACAAACTGCATTATTTGCAGCTCAGCCTCTTCAAGTGAGATGTTAGAAACAATCATGCCACTATTTCCCCAATATGGTACTATTTGGGGTTCCCTGGATTCGTCACGAGTACAATTGATAAAAAAGGAAGAGTTCAAGTAACAATTTTCTTTAACCCCAAATGGGTATGGAATTGTGAGATTACCACAGTTGTTAGGGCAGTTGGGGCGGGCTAATGGAGCTCCATCTGTTGTTGCAGTTGCTTGTGCAATTAGCAATGAGAGCGGCATAAGCACCCCGATTAAGCAGTAGTGTGAGACCATTTTGTATAATTGTATAATGTCTTGTCTAGTGAGACCATTTTCTTTCGGCTATATAGGCGAAGTAGTTGTAGTGAAGAGACTTGGTCAATGGAGAAATTTTTAGGTGTACTTGGTGTTATAGATATTCGTCTCGTTTCGTTCAATAGACGCATGGTTGTAGACAACCGGTGATAGGAAAGCTTTTCTTTAGTAATAAGTGCAAATTACAGGAAAAAAGTTGATTGCTACATTtattaatgtttgtttttcctGACCTACTTGGCTGAGTCTGAGTCCACGGTG belongs to Prunus persica cultivar Lovell chromosome G4, Prunus_persica_NCBIv2, whole genome shotgun sequence and includes:
- the LOC109948413 gene encoding wall-associated receptor kinase 2-like; translated protein: MVSHYCLIGVLMPLSLLIAQATATTDGAPLARPNCPNNCGNLTIPYPFGVKENCYLNSSFFINCTRDESREPQIVPYWGNSGMIVSNISLEEAELQIMQFVAKDCYNQLGNQTYNNHPWFSVPPFTISQAKNKFIAVGCDTIAIFQGYRAFPNDQESYLAGCMSLCDSLDSIEYQDSCSGIGCCQTNIPSGLQNLTVTLSSTYNHTKIVGDLTNCSYAFLVEETQFKFSNSSFQQLESITELPAVLNWAIGEDPDPCNTAQKRKDFACKANSKCVNLVGRSAGYICQCLQGYHGNPYLPDGCEGENTINLFKDMPARTHTHVKT